A region from the Diorhabda sublineata isolate icDioSubl1.1 chromosome X, icDioSubl1.1, whole genome shotgun sequence genome encodes:
- the LOC130451455 gene encoding uncharacterized protein LOC130451455: MSPISIVENKSFRTLIEGAQKLQNPPKFMCRRTCNKRIADMCAEYKENLKIKLKTVDYVCTTADVWSSSRRSYLGMTVHWIDPHTFERNSFTLACRRFKGTHTFDKVAELIIDIHTEYHLRVPKITKTVTDNGSNMLKAFKIYGKSELGMDATDGIFFSSSDIENISVNKNDDDHNNNNEHDDDDDETFLLKEFPESQKPEETYQLPNHERCTTHTLHLITSRDIIQARSQNISYKKLHDAAMAKFQAIWNLCSRSPKASEIYCETTGKSPTSPCPTRWNSYYNCIIDLLKVQETLNETLKKLGLSVFKEIELQFLIEYTNCTKPIAEAIKSLEGDKETFYGCLLPELIRIQKILHSLQMDNPIYCGVLIETIKKSLERRFGKFRDLKDPKAKDAILASVSYPFFKLKWVPKGNREHIKELFLAEVSKLKNDHKDLNNTSQSSHKKEKNESYYMFYDDSDSSLASDSANANTTIDLESLQYLKDNDVSLQSLNKYPTVKMLFLKYNTCLPSSAPVERLFSYGGMIMRPHRRKMSDSVFEQIILLKSVK; encoded by the coding sequence ATGTCACCAATATCTATTGtcgaaaataaatcatttaggACTCTAATTGAAGGTGCTCAAAAACTACAAAACCCACCAAAATTTATGTGCCGTCGCACATGTAACAAGAGGATTGCTGATATGTGCGCAGAATAtaaggaaaatctaaaaataaaattaaaaaccgtTGATTATGTGTGTACGACAGCAGATGTTTGGTCATCATCAAGGAGAAGTTACCTAGGTATGACTGTTCATTGGATTGATCCTCACACATTTGAGAGAAATAGTTTTACTCTTGCTTGTAGAAGATTTAAAGGAACTCATACCTTTGACAAAGTGGCCGAACTGATCATTGACATACACACAGAGTATCATTTGAGGGtaccaaaaataacaaaaactgtaACTGATAATGGCTCAAATATGttaaaagcatttaaaatttatggaaaatctGAATTGGGAATGGACGCTActgatggaatttttttttcatcatctgacatagaaaacatttcagtaaataaaaatgatgacgaccataataataataatgaacatgacgacgatgatgatgagACATTTCTCTTAAAAGAATTTCCTGAATCTCAAAAACCTGAAGAAACATATCAACTGCCTAACCATGAAAGATGTACCACCCACACATTGCATTTAATTACCTCTCGTGATATTATTCAGGCAAgatctcaaaatatttcatataaaaagctGCATGATGCAGCTATGGCTAAATTCCAAGCAATTTGGAATTTGTGTTCAAGGTCCCCCAAAGCGTCTGAAATATATTGTGAAACTACCGGGAAATCTCCGACAAGTCCATGTCCAACAAGATGGAATTCATATTATAACTGTATTATAGATCTTTTAAAAGTTCAGGAAACTTTAAATGAAACCTTAAAAAAACTAGGATTGTcggtttttaaagaaattgaattgcAGTTTCTAATTGAATATACCAACTGTACAAAACCCATAGCAGAAGCTATCAAAAGCTTAGAGGGagataaagaaacattttatgGATGCCTGCTACCTGAGTTaataagaatacaaaaaatcttGCATTCATTACAAATGGACAATCCCATATACTGTGGAGTACTGATagagacaataaaaaaaagctTAGAAAGGAGGTTTGGAAAATTTCGTGATTTGAAGGATCCTAAAGCTAAAGATGCAATTTTGGCATCGGTGTCatatcctttttttaaattaaaatgggTGCCAAAAGGAAATAGAGAACATATAAAGGAATTGTTCCTTGCAGAAGTGAGTAAActtaaaaatgatcataaagATCTAAATAATACATCCCAATCATCAcacaagaaagaaaaaaatgaatcctaCTACATGTTCTATGATGATTCGGATTCCTCACTAGCTAGTGATAGTGCAAATGCAAACACCACTATTGACCTGGAATCATTGCAATATTTGAAGGATAATGATGTCAGCCTgcaatcattaaataaatatcctACAGTAAAGATGTTATTCTTGAAATATAATACCTGCTTGCCTAGTTCTGCGCCAGTAGAGAGGCTTTTTTCTTATGGTGGCATGATTATGAGACCACACAGGAGAAAGATGAGCGACAGTGTATTTgagcaaattattttattaaaatctgttaaataa
- the LOC130450804 gene encoding tRNA (adenine(37)-N6)-methyltransferase yields MSLDNRNCTVNDSTNITLDPISLQNQLVIARKEINNLRQQLNTLNHVHRNELDHINKKLAEWQCTSCRINRISTQTSSDTERYDFTTKYIGKIITNFPQKRGTPRQPGICKETTAKIVIDNNVFTNPEHALEGLQEYSHMWLIFHFHKNDNTASKAKVAPPRLNGIRTGVFATRSPHRPAPLGLSLVKIDRVMDNVIYFSGVDMINETPVLDIKPYIPQYDNPVYLSTVNSTNRSDTIDNAASTSSISEPSPDEIESGNETNRPVNNERIMDGQENEREQVVDAPVVNNLRCTTEELFYTRSNSRIGEREAPDGEEEESPRISQSAVTSQTATTPEGHIRVPAWIDQPLVPRLTVVFRDRALVQLIQLGPEAEDKKTIISNVLREDPRSKYLRERWGSHCYVFRIADLHVSCKFNDSAHVVTVYQIFQNNPPQADEE; encoded by the exons ATGTCACTAGATAATAGAAATTGTACTGTTAACGATAGCACTAATATAACCTTAGATCCAATATCTCTTCAAAATCAATTAGTTATTgcaagaaaagaaataaataatttacg GCAGCAACTGAATACTCTAAATCACGTTCATAGAAATGAACTAGatcatattaacaaaaaattggcGGAATGGCAGTGCACTTCATGTAGAATAAATCGTATTTCGACCCAGACTTCCTCAGATACAGAGCGATACGATTTCACAACAAAATACATCggtaaaataataacaaactttCCACAAAAAAGAGGTACTCCAAGACAACCAGGCATCTGTAAAGAAACGACAGCTAAAATAGTGATTGATAACAATGTTTTTACAAATCCAGAACACGCACTTGAAGGCTTGCAAGAATATTCTCATATGTGGTTAATCTTCCATTTTCACAAAAACGATAACACAGCTTCAAAAGCTAAAGTTGCTCCACCTAGATTGAATGGAATAAGAACTGGAGTTTTTGCTACAAGATCTCCTCACAGACCGGCTCCTTTAGGTTTATCTCTAGTTAAAATTGACAGAGTCATGGACAATGTTATTTACTTCAG TGGGGTGGATATGATTAACGAAACTCCTGTACTAGATATTAAGCCTTACATTCCACAATATGACAATCCAGTTTACTTAAGTACAGTAAATTCTACTAATAGAAGTGATACTATTGATAATGCAGCAAGTACATCAAGTATATCTGAACCCTCGCCAGATGAAATTGAATCCGGAAATGAGACAAATAGACCTGTTAATAATGAAAGAATAATGGATGGACAAGAAAATGAAAGGGAACAAGTTGTAGATGCACCAGTGGTTAATAATTTACGTTGTACGACAGAAGAATTGTTTTATACCAG ATCAAATTCAAGAATAGGGGAGAGGGAAGCTCCAGATGGGGAGGAAGAAGAATCTCCAAGAATTTCTCAATCTGCAGTTACCTCACAAACTGCAACTACTCCAGAAGGTCATATAAGAGTACCCGCTTGGATTGACCAACCTTTAGTACCTAGATTGACAGTAGTGTTTAGAGACAGAGCACTAGTACAGTTAATCCAATTAGGACCAGAG GCTGAAGATAAGAAAACTATAATTTCTAATGTTCTAAGAGAAGATCCAAGATCTAAATATTTGAGAGAACGTTGGGGTAGTCATTGTTATGTGTTTAGGATAGCAGATTTGCATGTATCCTGCAAATTCAATGATAGTGCTCATGTTGTTAcagtttatcaaattttccagAACAATCCTCCACAAGCAGATGAAGAATAG